The sequence GGGGGACGGTCACGAGCACTCCCGGTAGCGCAGCGCTTACGATCAACTTTGGTTCCGCCAACGGTCCCTATACCTACTCCGGCGCTATTGCCGGGGCAGCGAATATCTCGCTCATCAAGGCCGGAGATGGAACCCAGATTCTCGCTGGTATAAATTCCTACACGGGCGATACGACAGTAACCGGCGGCATTCTCGCTGTCTTGGGTAATTCCCTTCCGGATACGGGGAAGGTCGTGGTCGACGGGGGACGCATCGAAGCCAATGGAATGGAGGTGGTGGGTACGCTCTATTTTGGAGCCACCCAGCAAGCAGCAGGTACTTGGGGGGCCACCGGTTCGGGAGCGGAGCACATTGACGACGCTCGCTTCAGCGGTGTCAGCGGATTTCTCCTCGTGACCGCTGGCCCCGGAGGATATGCCACCTGGGCAGCCGCGAACGCCGGCGGTCAGGCTGCGAACTTGGACTACGACCATGATGGAGTCAGTAATGGCGTGGAGTACTTCATGGGGCAGAGCGGATCATCCTTCACTGCCAATGCTGCGCTTGTGGGTGGCACGGTCACGTGGCCCAAAAGCGCGACTTTCAGTGGCACCTACAAGGTTCAGACGTCGACGAATCTCACGACATGGACTGACGTGACTGCGACTGACAACGGAACCTCGGTGTCTTACAGCCCACCAAGCGGGCAGGGAAAACTGTTTGTCCGATTGCTCGTGACTCCCAATTGATATTGTTGCCACCGGCCTCCCTTGCGGCTTCTAGCCGCAAGGGAGGCCCACGCTGAGCGCGAAGAACTGATCTTTCATTTTTTACGCAGGCGAAAGCTGTGTGAAGCCAACTCTCTCGTCCATCGCCGCCGAAAGGTGCTTCCTTCTCGGCCTGAATCCGTACGAATCCAGGCCGCGGAAAATGGCAATGGGCTGGAAACGACGCTTCGACTCTTCGGACGGCATGAGGGTCATCGTTGCCAAAATCCAATCACATTCGCGACGATGACGGTGCGGTTGCCTACTTGGACGTAGGGACGAAAGCACTTGGCCGAAGAAGGTTAGCCAAAGCTAAAGGCGAATTGAATCCATATCTCGGAAAACCCACCATGAAAAACCTCAGTTCCGGAAAACAGCTTCTCCGGTGTCTGATCGCGCCACTTGTTGTCCTAGCCCTTCTGTTGGCGAGCGTTCGAACGGATGCCGCGCCGCTGCGGCGGCCGATTTCTCCGAACCAACCGATGTGGCTGGTTCACATTGACACGTGGAACTACCCTGATCCGCAAAAAATCATCGCCCTCATTCCTCCGGACATCCGGCCGTATGTGGTGATGAATATTTCATTGTCGATTAGCCACAACGAGACGACAGGCCAGTTCCAAGTGGCGGAGTATGGCTACGAGGTTGCCAAATCATGGTTGCGCGCCTGCGCCGAACAGCGGATGTGGGTCATGGTCCAGCCGTCGAGCGGAGGCTTCAGCCAATTTTCAGACTTCGACCTTTCCGTATACGAGGAGTTTTACCGGGACTACCCGAACATGATCGGCTTCAACTATGCGGAGCAATTCTGGGGCTATGATAGCCAGACCGATCCGCTTTCCGCAAAATGGAGCGACCGCATCAATCATTTCGCGAACCTGCTGGCACTGAGTAACCGCTACGGTGGCTATCTGGTCGTCAGTTGGTGCGGAAACCAGTGGTCGCCGAGCATCAATCCGATCGCGATGTTGAAGCGCATTCCAGCATTCGCCGCTGCTTGCCGGGACTACACGGAGAACTACATCCTGTGCGAAAAATACACCCAGCAATCCTACCAATCCGACATGGAAAGCATTTGCCTGGGTTCGTGGTTGTCCGGCTACACAGGTCAGTATGGCATGCGCTACGATGATACCGGCTGGACGGACGTCAGCGGGAGCCATGAGAATTTCACCATGGCGACGCAGGGCGCGCCATTTCTCGAACACGTGATGCTCACCGGGCAGACAGTGTTCGATGGTCCCGAGCTAATCTGGACGCAATGCTTTCGTGAACTGTCCGCGGCCGCGACAACCGATGGCTACACCATGAGGCGGTGGGGGACCTATCCGCAGTTCGACAACGTCAGCATCGACCTATTCCGCAAGGTGGTGGATGGCACCGTGCGTATCCCGGGCCGACGGGAGGTCATCGATCGCACAAAGGTGGTCATCATCAACAATGTCAACACCGGCGGCACCGACACCATCTACAGCTCGCCCGATACCCTGTTCGAAGGTCTCTATCGCATGGATGGGGACGGCAACCTGCTGAACAACAAATCATTTTTCAAGAAAACCGGACGCTACCCCACCGTGCCGACCGTCTATCAGCTCGACGATGCCGATGCGAATGCGTTCCAGATAAAAGTCAACCGATCAGCCTACGCGACCCGCTGGCCAGCGGTCTCCAACAAGGTAAACGAATTCAACAGCCTGTTTCCCCAGCAGGCCACCGGCGACCTCTACGCCGGGCGTCACGAGAACGGGTGGGTAATCTACAATCCCTACAAGACCGGCCAAACAGCAAGCGGGAGCATTCCATTCCAGTACAATACCTGCGACCGGATGGCGCTGACCTGCTCCCAATACACTGCAGGGGTCGTGAAGGAATTCGCCGACAAGGTGACCTTCTATCTCAGCAATTACGACAACGTGATCGATACCGGTCTCAAGACCGACACGATCGCGATCCACGGAGCCACCGCCGAGCCTACCTTTACTTGGGCCGACCGTGGCAGTCATCTGACCAGTGTGGTGACGAAAGCCTGGTCGGGTGGTGTTTTCACTCTCACCGTTCAACACAACGGACCGCTCGACATCACGGTGAACTGCGCCGGCACCGCGACCGGAAAACTGGTCCAATTCACTCCCGCTGCCCTCCTTCCTCCAGTTCCCCCGCGGGCCTTCGCCGGGCCACGGCAGTACGAAGCGGAGTGCTTCGACTACAAAGGCATCGCCGGCACGACGAACGGCGGCCAAAACGGCAGCATCCGTAATTATCGTGGGCAAGGCTACCTGAATATCGGCACCAGTGCCACCGCTGCCATCCGGGATACGGTCAGCGTGCTCTCCTCCGGCACCTATCGACTTGAGACGCGATACTCCGTCGTTGGCGCGGACATTGGCACCGTCGATCTTTACGTGAACGGAACCAAGGTGGCGACGCCCGCTTTCACGCAAACACCAACCCTGAGCGATTGGGCTATCCACAAGCAGAACATCTTGCTCAATGCTGGATCAAACATCGTCGAGTTCCGTGCCACCACCACGCGGCCCAGTCCGCTTTACTTCGATGGCATCACAGTGATGCCGACCACATACGGGAACGGTCTGGTGATTCAGGAAAACGAGGCGGGTTTCGGTGGGGTGGATGGCACCATCGAAAGTAGTCGGCCAGGATACACGGGTGCCGGCTTCGCCAACACACAAAATGCCGCGGGAGCAGGCATCGACTGGTGGTTGGATTTCTCGGCTGCGGATACCGCCTCCCTCACTTTCCGCCATTCAGGCGCGGAGCAAAGGGTCGCCGACCTCTACATCAACGGCCTCAAAGTCGTCTCAAGCATCCAATTTCCCGCCACCGGCTCCCAGTCCGCATGGGACCTTGTCACGGTCCACGCGCCGGTGACCGCGGGGTTATCCCGCATAAGGCTTCAGGCGGTGTCCACCTCAGGACTGCCTGAAATCGATTTCCTCGGCGTGGGCGGCGATCAAGCGGCCGGAGAGATCGCACCGCTGGCAGATACCTATGCGCGCGGTGGTAGTTCGGCGGGGATGAACTTCGGAACGGCGACCCAATTGGTGGCGAAATATGATGCGGCCGATGCGAACTTCAGCCGTGTCTCCTACATGAAGTTCGATGTCAGCGGCCTGGCGAATGTTGAAAGCGCCAAGCTCAAGCTCGTGCCCTTCCAGGTGGATGGAGCGACGAATCTCAATTACGAGCGGATCACCGACGATAGTTGGGGCGAAACCCCAATGACATGGAACAACCGCCCCACCGCCGCCGGAACGCTGGCCGCAACCGTGGGCGGATACACGGTCGGCCAGCCGATAGCGGTCGATCTGACAAATGTCGTGAAAAGCGAGGCTGCGGGTGACGGCATCATTTCGTTGCGGATCTCCAACGAAGGCTGGAACTTCGTCGGGTTTCATTCGCGCGAAAGCACCACGGCCGCCTATAGGCCGGTGCTGGCCTATACCGCTGTTCCCACGGTGAGTCCCGGCGCGGTGAAGATGGCTCACCTCCTTCTCGACGATGGCACCGGCCTAACCGCGGCGGATTCCACCGGCAACGGCTGGAACGGAGCACTCGTCAACGGCCCCGCGTGGGTGAGTGGAAGCAACGCGCGGATCAATGGTGCGCTCGCTCTCGGCGGCGGCAGCCATGTCGTATTGCCGTCCGGCATCACGGGTGGTGTCACGGATTTCACCGTCTCGTTCTGGGTGAAGCCCGGCACGCTTTCCAACGGTGCCCGCGTCTTCGACTTCAACGACGGCAGCACCCTGAATCGTATGGATTTCACGCCGCATACGGCGACCGGTACAATGCGATTCGCGCTCACCGTGAATGGCACGACGCAAACGATGGAAGCAACATCCGCTCCGCATTTCACTGTCGGCGTATGGACGCATGTGACCGTAACCTTACGAGAAAACTCCGGAAAGATCTACATCAATGGGTCGGAGGTGGCCGCCAATCCAGCAATGACCATTCGGCCATCGCAACTCGGCGTCACGCCTAACAACTTCATCGGTAAATCCATCGCGTCAACCGATCCGGCCTTCTCCGGAACCGTGGACGATTTCAGGATCTACAAGGGGGCACTCAACGCCTCGGATGTCGGCAAACTCGCGTGGCCGCCTGTGGCACCGAACCTGGCGGCGACGGCTTCCAACGCGAAGGTCACCCTGAGCTGGAATGCGGCAAGCGGTGCAAGCGGCTACATCGTTCAGCGCGCCACCTCCAGCAGCGGGCCCTTTGTCGTGGTCGGCTCTCTGACCGGCACGTCTTTCATCGACACCGCCGTCGTGAATGGCACCTCCTATCACTATTTCGTCACGGCGGGCAACGGCATCAGCGACGGCAGCGCCAGCGCAATCGTGAGCACCACACCCAAGGCCTATCAGGAAACAGGCGGCGTCGTTTCGATGGAAGCGGAGAACGGCAAACTCGGCAACCGCTGGCGTACCACCGCCAACGCCAGCGCGTCGAACAGCGCTTATCTCGAGGTCATTCCCACCTATAATAACATCGGCACCGCCCCTGATGGCGAAACGGGCGAGTTCGTCGCGTCCTACGATTTCAGCATCGCGGCCACCGGCAACTACCGATTCTGGTTCCGCGTGTTCGCCGCCAATGCTGACGCCGATTCGTTCTTCTGGCGGATCGACGGCGGCAACTGGGTGATGGAAAACGGACGCGCTGGAAACGGCACATGGTACTCCGTCGACAGCTCGATTCTGGACAATCTCGCCGCAGGAGGGCACCTGCTGGAGATCGCTTACCGCGAGAATGGTACCGGCCTCGACAAGTTCGTCATCCAGCTCGATAGCCTGGCCGCTCCGATTGGATCCGGCCCTGTCGAGACCATTGTGCCAGCCATCCCTGGAGGCTTGACTGCTATGGCCATGTCGTCCTCGCGGGTGAACCTCGCGTGGGCACCTGCGGCAGGCGCAGCCAGCTACACCGTAAAACGCTCCACCATCAGCGGTCCCAGTTACATCTCTCTGGCCAGCGGTGTGACGGCGACCTCTTTCGACGACAATACGGTTACCGCAGGAGTGACCTACCACTATGTCGTTACGGCAAGAAACGTCATCGGCGAAAGCGGTGCCTCCACACAGGCCAGTATCACACCATCGGCTCCGCCTGTTTCCCCGGAGGAACTGAAGGCGCCCGTCATCGAACTCGCCGGGGGAAATGCTCGCCTAAACTTGGCCCTGTCCGTCATCGGCCACTCCTATCAGCTCCAATACAACGACAACCTCGCCGTCGGCGCTTGGTTAAACCACGGGCCGTCCCAGGCGGGGAACGGAGGTTCCCTGAACTTCTTCATGCCTGTCGATTCCGCCGCGCGACGCCGGTTCTACCGCCTTCTCATCCTTCAGCCATGAGTTCTTTCCTCTGTTTTTACCGTCTCCTTCGTGCCCTTGTCACCGCCACTGTCGTGTTGGTGCTGCCGACTGCATGGGCGGAAACCGTGAACCTCACGGTGGGATCAATCTCGCGGAACATGATCATTCATGCTCCGGTTGGGATCGAGGCGAACCGGCCACTGGTCATTTCGCTGCACGGCCTCAACCAGAATGCCGCCTATCAGCAATCCCAGGCCGCGCTCGATCCCATCGCTGACACCGAGCGCTTCCTCGTCGCCTATCCGAACGGTCTCAACAGCTCATGGAGTCTCTCAGGCACCACCGACATCGATCTCATCCTAGCCGTCATCGATTACATGGCTGGTCGCTACAACATCGACCGCAGCCGCGTTTATCTCTCCGGTTTCTCGATGGGCGGCATGATGACCTATTACGCGGCCACCCGGATCGCCGACAAGATTGCCGCCTTTGCCCCCATCAGCGGCTATCCCATCGGCGGGCCGAATACCACCAGTTCGAGACCGATTCCCATCATCCACACCCACGGTACCGCGGACGATGTGGTGGGTTACGGCAACGTGCAGTCCCATATCAATGCCTGGGTGCAACGCAATGCTTGTCCCAGCGTGCCCGTTGTCACGGATCCCTACCCGTCCAACAAGCCCAACTCGATTTGCACGAAGTATTATTACGGTCCGGGAACGAACGGTGTCGAGGTTGTGTTGATGTCACTGGAAGGGAAGGGGCACTGGATTTCCAACGACACCGCGAATGGCATCCATACCAGCCAGGAAATCTGGAACTTCTGCAAGAACTACACCGTCAACGGGCCGATCGTCGGCAACGGCGGGATCGTTTTTCAGGAAAACCAGGTGGGCTTCGTCGGAGTGGATGGAACCGTCGACAACAACAATGCGGGATTCACCGGATCGGGTTTCGCCAACACCGCCAATGCCGTCGGTGCGGGCGTTTCCTGGAAGATGAGATTTCCTTTTGCTGCAACCAAGTCGTTTGCGTTCCGCTACGCCTCCACCGATACCCGGATGGGGAAGTTGGTCATCAATGGAACGGCCGTCGGCAACGTGTCCTTTCCGGCCACCGGCTCGTGGGGCGTCTGGAGCACCGTCACCGTTTCGGCCCCGGTTGGCGAGGGGGGCGCAGATGTTCGCCTGAGCGCCGTTTCCGCTACTGGCCTGCCGAACATTGATTACCTCGAAGTCAGTGGCGGCGAGACCCTCGCCAGATCGCCCCTAGCGGACGCCTATGTGCGCGAGGGCTCAGGCAACACCGGGAGCAATTTCGGAACGAGTCCGCAACTCGTGGTGAAAAGCGACGGATCTGCCGGTTCGAGCTTCAACCGGAGAAGCTATCTGAAATTCAGCGCCGTTGGGCTGGCCGATGCCACCCGAATTCGCCTTCGGCTTGTGCCGTTCCAAGTAGACGGGTCGGCGAGCCTCGCCTACGAGGCGCTTTCCGATGACACTTGGACCGAGGCGCGCCTAATCTGGAGCAACCAGCCAGCGGGGGGCAGTATGATCCTCGCCACTCTGGGAGGTTATGCGGTGGACGTCGCGACCACCGTGGATGTCACGGCGGCGGCGAAGAGCGAGGGCGGCGATGGCGTTCTCTCGCTACGTATTTCCGATCCGGTAAATTCCAACACTCTCATCGGCTTCCATTCCAAGGAAGCCAGCACCTTGGAAAAGCGGCCGCTGCTCGAAGCCATTTATCCTGCCGCCGTGCCGGTTGCGACCGCGGTGGCGCACCTGCGTTTCGACGAGGCCGACAGCATCACCGCGGCTGATTCCACCGGTAATGGCTGGAACGGCTTGCTGTCCGGCGCCTCCTCCTGGGTGGGGGGCGGGAGCGCGGTGAGAAATGGGGCGTTGCGCCTCACCGGCGGTTTCCCAGATGTTGGACAGCGCAGCGGTGGCGTTTATCGTACTTACGGCGGAGGACGAACAGGCCGATGGGAAGGTTCACGCGCGGATGAACGTGATTCACGAAGCTGGACTTTTCCAAGGGCGTCTGGGTTTCGAGAAGGCAATTTTGCTCATTGAGGAGGGATGCGAAGAGTTCTCGAATATACAGGGGCTTGGGCAAATCCGATTCCCAACCGGGAATATTGCAGCGAAATTCGAGGAGATCCGCCTAGTGCTTGAGCGGGAAGGCCTTGTAGAGTAAGGCAATGCTGAGGTTGTGCTCGTCGACCGACTTGGATGCCGTCATGTTGCCGATCTCCCTAAGCTGAAACCGTATGGGTGCGGTTTCATCGCGGCCAGTGGCATGACGAGATGGGCTTGGAGTAGGTCGGTAATGTTTGTTGGCTTTGCAACGGCAGAAAGTAAATCATGTGGGTGAATTCGGCTCTATTGACCATACTTTGCCCGCTTCGATTTTACTGATTGCTCCGACGTAGTGGGACTTGAGGACTGCGGCACCACCTGAATGGCCGAACTCAAAGGTGAGGGTCTCCAATGGCTTCCCTAGCGCAACCATGACGGAGGCGTGAGTGTGTCGGAGAGTAAGCGCTCCATGCGGCCTCTCTTGACCGAGGATGCATGAAGCCGCTTTTCAGGACGCAGCTTGGATCGGCACGAGCACCTCGTTCGTAGGCTGCCAGTTCTTCGGGAGCAAGGCGTCGATCTCCGAGGCCTTCATCCCGGGCAGGCGTTCGAGAACGTCCCGCACGTAGGCATACGGTTCGTGGCCGTGTCGCTTCGCGCTCTCGATGAGCGTGTAGAGGATGGCGCTGCGGTCCCCGGTGTCCTCGCCTCCGACGAACATCCAGTTCTTCTTGCCCACCGCCGTCGGACGGATCGCGTTCTCGGTGAGGTTGGTGTCGATTTCCGCTTTTCCGTGGCGGACGAAGGTTTCGAGCTTCTGCCACAGCGCGAGGGTGTAATCGATGGCTCGTCCCAGCGGACTCTTCGGCAACACGGACACGTTGGCACGCAGCCGCTGCAGGTCGAGGCGGAAGCCTTCGAGGATCGGGATGCTTTGCTCCCGACGTATGGCAGCCCGTTCCTCTGGCCCTGCCCGGGTTTGGCGTAGTTCCTTTTCGATGGCGTAGAGGCCGCCGATGGCTTTGAGCGGTCCGGCCGCGAGGGTCTGCCCGCTTTGATACGCTTCGTGGAACTTGCGCCGGGCGTGGGCCCAACAGGCGGCCTGCGTGATCTCCGGATGCCGGGCGGCGTAGGTGTCGTAGGCGCGATACCCGTCGCTCTGGAGGATGCCGCT comes from Luteolibacter sp. LG18 and encodes:
- a CDS encoding glycoside hydrolase family 98 domain-containing protein, whose translation is MKNLSSGKQLLRCLIAPLVVLALLLASVRTDAAPLRRPISPNQPMWLVHIDTWNYPDPQKIIALIPPDIRPYVVMNISLSISHNETTGQFQVAEYGYEVAKSWLRACAEQRMWVMVQPSSGGFSQFSDFDLSVYEEFYRDYPNMIGFNYAEQFWGYDSQTDPLSAKWSDRINHFANLLALSNRYGGYLVVSWCGNQWSPSINPIAMLKRIPAFAAACRDYTENYILCEKYTQQSYQSDMESICLGSWLSGYTGQYGMRYDDTGWTDVSGSHENFTMATQGAPFLEHVMLTGQTVFDGPELIWTQCFRELSAAATTDGYTMRRWGTYPQFDNVSIDLFRKVVDGTVRIPGRREVIDRTKVVIINNVNTGGTDTIYSSPDTLFEGLYRMDGDGNLLNNKSFFKKTGRYPTVPTVYQLDDADANAFQIKVNRSAYATRWPAVSNKVNEFNSLFPQQATGDLYAGRHENGWVIYNPYKTGQTASGSIPFQYNTCDRMALTCSQYTAGVVKEFADKVTFYLSNYDNVIDTGLKTDTIAIHGATAEPTFTWADRGSHLTSVVTKAWSGGVFTLTVQHNGPLDITVNCAGTATGKLVQFTPAALLPPVPPRAFAGPRQYEAECFDYKGIAGTTNGGQNGSIRNYRGQGYLNIGTSATAAIRDTVSVLSSGTYRLETRYSVVGADIGTVDLYVNGTKVATPAFTQTPTLSDWAIHKQNILLNAGSNIVEFRATTTRPSPLYFDGITVMPTTYGNGLVIQENEAGFGGVDGTIESSRPGYTGAGFANTQNAAGAGIDWWLDFSAADTASLTFRHSGAEQRVADLYINGLKVVSSIQFPATGSQSAWDLVTVHAPVTAGLSRIRLQAVSTSGLPEIDFLGVGGDQAAGEIAPLADTYARGGSSAGMNFGTATQLVAKYDAADANFSRVSYMKFDVSGLANVESAKLKLVPFQVDGATNLNYERITDDSWGETPMTWNNRPTAAGTLAATVGGYTVGQPIAVDLTNVVKSEAAGDGIISLRISNEGWNFVGFHSRESTTAAYRPVLAYTAVPTVSPGAVKMAHLLLDDGTGLTAADSTGNGWNGALVNGPAWVSGSNARINGALALGGGSHVVLPSGITGGVTDFTVSFWVKPGTLSNGARVFDFNDGSTLNRMDFTPHTATGTMRFALTVNGTTQTMEATSAPHFTVGVWTHVTVTLRENSGKIYINGSEVAANPAMTIRPSQLGVTPNNFIGKSIASTDPAFSGTVDDFRIYKGALNASDVGKLAWPPVAPNLAATASNAKVTLSWNAASGASGYIVQRATSSSGPFVVVGSLTGTSFIDTAVVNGTSYHYFVTAGNGISDGSASAIVSTTPKAYQETGGVVSMEAENGKLGNRWRTTANASASNSAYLEVIPTYNNIGTAPDGETGEFVASYDFSIAATGNYRFWFRVFAANADADSFFWRIDGGNWVMENGRAGNGTWYSVDSSILDNLAAGGHLLEIAYRENGTGLDKFVIQLDSLAAPIGSGPVETIVPAIPGGLTAMAMSSSRVNLAWAPAAGAASYTVKRSTISGPSYISLASGVTATSFDDNTVTAGVTYHYVVTARNVIGESGASTQASITPSAPPVSPEELKAPVIELAGGNARLNLALSVIGHSYQLQYNDNLAVGAWLNHGPSQAGNGGSLNFFMPVDSAARRRFYRLLILQP